The genomic region TTGTCGCATCTAATACAAGTGTCTTTCTGAAAGCAATCTATATTATCCAACACATCATTAGTTTCATTCCTCGATGCCTCATAAACAGTGTTGTCTTCTGCATTCAGCACATCCTTACAAGATACAAATCCATCATTCGGCGTGTTGCCTTCTGCATTCGGCGCATCCTGACCAGATACAAATCCATCGTTTtttcagcaaacattctctTCCCTTTCTTCGAATTTGTATTAGGAAAAATCAAGTTAACACTAAAGATTAGGTCTATCAAACATTTGCTCAGCAAAATCCAAGCAAGTAACAAACGACGTCCTCGTCGATCACAGTTCAGTTTCAGTCGCGAAGAGCAACGGAACAACGAAACGACTTGCTTTgcgagaagaaaaagaaaacggcTCCATTgctaaaaagaaagagaaatgaataCGAACCTGGTCAGAGAAGGAGGGAGACGCCACAGGTGGCGGAGTAGAAGCGGCGGAACGCCGGGAAAGCCTGGACTTCCCGCCACGGCGACTCTTGGTCCTCACCGTCTTCCGGCACATTTACGAACCCTAATCTTTCAGAATCTTGAGTGCTCAATCAACACAACGAATGAGAACGACTGAATTTCTTCCTCAATTCGAGATGAAGAACAATTCCGTTTTCCCTCGAAAAATTGTTCTTTATGCAGACAATGAAGGTGACAATCTCGATTCcaaaccattttaattttgtactaaaaataccatttttatttcGAACGCAAATTAATCGTTAgaacaattttaataatttttttttttttttttttttataaaataaactattaaTAATGAACGCAAAAGGTCAATTTTGGTtgagtttaattaaaaaaaaaaaaaattaacatttttatttatttattttatagtatataaatatttgaattatcaattaaattatttatatttatttaaattttttatgatattttatttattaatgttctAACgtgaataaatataatttttaataataaataaataaataaaaagtctaataatttaactaaaccTCAGAAATAGAGTATTTGTTTGGATTATGAATTCTATTGAGTTCTTCACGTCATTAACTCGAAATTCCAATTTTGCCCCTCACCGACGGCGCCGCACCTCACAAAATCCAAACAacaaaaagctaaaaaaaaaaaaaaaaacacccattaataaaaaaaattgaataatcaAAATGTTGGGTTCGAATTTGTTGTATTGTTGTACCTTGGAGCTTCCAATTTTCCTGGATGAGGCTATGAGGCGATACTCGTGCATAATCCAATTCGTTTTCGTTCCCTTCGGAGCTTTTCCGATATAGAAAACCAGTGCCTTTTTTATCCCCACGTTCTTCCCTTCCGACGAGATTATTTTGTCCGTTCCGGTCGCCTTCCAGTAACCCGTTCCGGCCACCCGGTTCGGTCGGGATCCATTTGGGTACTTCCGGTCTCTTGGGCTGAAAAAGTACCATTCCTTTTCGCCGAACAAAGCCTTCCCTGCAAGTCACAATATATTCatcaattattgaaaaaacagagttgttttggtttggatttggatttgggtttggtttggtttatgAATCTTACCCGGTAAAACCCATGGATCGAATTTGTACAAGTCAATCTCAGCGATCAGCGGCAAGCTGAAATGGTGGCCGGCGACTTTCCGGCAAAGATACTGAACTAAAAGCTCCTCGTCGGTCGGAAAAAATCTAAACCCCGGCGGTAAGATAAGCTGCGTCAGTGGGTCCATTGGAAAGTGGAGCGCCGgaaattgaattttggaattttatttttgcttctcgaaaaagaattaaactattaattttcattttttgagtTAAGGAGTATTTATATAGTGAGGCGCGTAACGAAGATAAGTACGGTCGTCCTTGTCGGACTGTTGAGTTGGCGGGTCCACATGGAATGGTCACCCATGAGAACTAGCCACGTGGGAGTCAGAGTTTATCTATAATCAATAAAGGGTCCAAGCACCCGGTGCATGAACGTTGAACTGTCACGAAGCAACCAGAGTGAGTCATCGAGATCGAAGGACACGTGTCGAGATCTCCAACAACCTTCTagaattcttttatttatttgttttttttcccttttttaaaatgatgaaaataagATTCTAATTTTTggggaattttctttttctttttcttttttaaaatttggctTTTATTGGAACCACGTCGACGGTCGAGTGGCGACAAATTGGGACACGTGGGATGATCCGAGAGGCACAAGTGTATTGAAGTTAGGCTTGGAATTTAAACaaaagccaaaaaagaaaagagaaaaaaaagtagagtGCTCTGTGATTGGTGCAGTC from Cucurbita pepo subsp. pepo cultivar mu-cu-16 unplaced genomic scaffold, ASM280686v2 Cp4.1_scaffold001672, whole genome shotgun sequence harbors:
- the LOC111786437 gene encoding NAC domain-containing protein 55-like, whose amino-acid sequence is MDPLTQLILPPGFRFFPTDEELLVQYLCRKVAGHHFSLPLIAEIDLYKFDPWVLPGKALFGEKEWYFFSPRDRKYPNGSRPNRVAGTGYWKATGTDKIISSEGKNVGIKKALVFYIGKAPKGTKTNWIMHEYRLIASSRKIGSSKVQQYNKFEPNILIIQFFLLMGVFFFFFSFLLFGFCEVRRRR